The proteins below come from a single Dehalococcoidia bacterium genomic window:
- a CDS encoding alpha/beta hydrolase codes for MQVEDTIFYPEKELLGQPGDLGLEFEDITFRMADALTLHGWFVPGSRRETLLWCHGNAGNIGDRLDQLKLLHDRLDVNIFIFDYRGYGRSQGRPTEDGTYRDAHGALDYLRSRPDVEEDRIIIFGQSLGGAIAVDLACRNRIMGLILEATFTSLVDIFEMPPKAFSVKYDSYSKIKRVKAPLLMLHGDHDDVVPFESGYTLFKAANEPKKFCAIAGAMHNDNYIVGGEGYFAEIKKFIERISK; via the coding sequence ATGCAGGTGGAAGACACTATTTTCTATCCCGAGAAAGAACTCCTGGGCCAGCCCGGCGACCTGGGCCTGGAGTTCGAGGATATTACATTTAGAATGGCCGATGCTTTAACACTTCACGGATGGTTCGTGCCCGGCAGCCGCCGCGAGACATTGCTGTGGTGCCACGGAAACGCCGGCAACATAGGCGACCGTCTGGACCAATTGAAGCTGCTTCACGACAGGCTCGATGTCAATATATTCATCTTCGACTACCGCGGCTACGGCAGGAGCCAGGGGCGGCCCACCGAGGACGGGACATATCGCGATGCGCATGGGGCCCTGGACTACCTGCGCTCGCGCCCGGATGTCGAGGAGGATAGGATTATCATCTTTGGACAGTCGCTGGGTGGGGCCATCGCCGTCGATCTGGCCTGCAGGAACAGGATTATGGGTCTCATTCTGGAGGCCACGTTCACTTCGCTCGTCGATATTTTTGAGATGCCGCCGAAGGCTTTTTCAGTGAAGTATGATTCGTATTCTAAGATAAAGCGTGTAAAAGCTCCGTTGCTGATGCTGCACGGCGATCATGACGATGTCGTGCCCTTCGAATCGGGTTATACTCTGTTTAAAGCAGCCAACGAGCCAAAGAAGTTCTGCGCCATCGCGGGGGCGATGCATAACGATAACTACATCGTGGGCGGCGAGGGGTATTTCGCTGAGATCAAGAAATTCATCGAGAGGATCTCCAAGTAA
- a CDS encoding haloacid dehalogenase, producing MGKLAAHLEAISEKARAAFSSKDIAREQALRSSREAIRFCSEGIRAVHRGEYDDARKKLDSARDLIRELEEVLKEHQDLLHSGFVYSAQKEYAEGCSTLSIIVEGTIPGPDDIKVGYAAYLNGIAEAVGELRRHTLDTMRKGDIARCEELLEAMDDIYGVLVTMDFPDAMTGGLRRTTDSTRGILEKTRGDLTVALQQQKLEGKLSNLENKIK from the coding sequence ATGGGAAAGTTAGCGGCCCACCTTGAAGCAATATCTGAAAAGGCGCGGGCGGCTTTTTCATCGAAAGATATAGCCCGGGAACAGGCGTTGCGGTCATCGCGTGAGGCCATCCGCTTCTGCTCCGAAGGCATCCGCGCCGTGCACCGCGGCGAATACGACGACGCGAGAAAGAAACTGGACTCCGCCCGCGATCTGATACGGGAGCTCGAAGAAGTCCTCAAAGAGCACCAGGACCTGCTTCACAGCGGCTTCGTCTACAGCGCCCAGAAGGAATACGCGGAGGGCTGCTCTACTTTATCTATAATCGTAGAAGGAACGATTCCCGGTCCCGATGATATCAAGGTAGGATATGCCGCCTACCTTAATGGAATAGCGGAGGCGGTGGGAGAGTTGAGACGGCATACGCTGGACACGATGCGCAAAGGCGATATCGCACGATGTGAGGAGCTACTCGAGGCGATGGACGATATCTACGGGGTGCTGGTCACCATGGATTTCCCCGATGCCATGACCGGCGGTTTGAGAAGAACTACCGACTCGACGCGTGGCATACTGGAGAAGACCAGAGGTGACCTGACCGTAGCCTTACAGCAACAAAAGCTGGAGGGAAAGCTGTCCAACCTCGAAAATAAAATAAAATAG
- a CDS encoding ribonuclease HII — MKTKPSGSNHRPSFAEEQALVKCGCRLIAGIDEVGRGPLAGPVMAAAVILPLGLDTEWLHLINDSKQLTAETREQLLPLILESAIAVGIGEMSSEAIDEYGIVRATKMAMKKAIANLDTKPDALLIDFVRLTEVNLPQRCIPKGDCISLSIACASIIAKVTRDRLMVEFDKTYPGYGFAEHKGYATKEHLESIGRLGACPIHRMCFSPFRPEMDLGKI, encoded by the coding sequence ATGAAAACGAAACCTAGCGGCTCAAACCATCGCCCCAGCTTCGCCGAAGAGCAGGCGCTGGTAAAGTGCGGATGTCGCCTCATCGCCGGCATCGACGAGGTGGGGCGCGGCCCGCTGGCGGGGCCGGTCATGGCCGCCGCCGTCATACTGCCCCTCGGCCTGGATACCGAATGGCTGCACCTGATCAACGACAGCAAGCAGCTCACGGCAGAGACCCGCGAGCAACTCTTACCTCTGATTCTCGAATCCGCTATAGCCGTCGGCATCGGAGAGATGTCATCGGAGGCCATCGACGAATACGGCATTGTCAGAGCTACTAAGATGGCTATGAAAAAGGCGATCGCAAATCTCGATACCAAGCCCGACGCTCTGCTCATCGACTTCGTGCGGCTCACCGAAGTCAACCTGCCCCAGCGCTGCATCCCCAAGGGCGACTGCATATCGTTGTCGATAGCGTGCGCCTCCATAATCGCCAAGGTCACGCGCGACCGCCTTATGGTCGAGTTCGACAAAACCTATCCCGGCTACGGCTTCGCCGAGCACAAAGGCTACGCGACCAAGGAACATCTGGAGAGCATCGGTCGGCTGGGCGCCTGCCCCATTCACAGGATGTGTTTCTCGCCGTTCAGGCCGGAGATGGATTTAGGAAAGATTTGA
- a CDS encoding ARMT1-like domain-containing protein yields MKAVAECYDCLARLLSQAASYATTDHALRSEAIEAGTVVLDKHFSIDCLTIDVATRIHRVVRDITGNPDPYLPMKEREMELSRTLVAQVGAPSSNDFKSYLSLALAGNAIDFFRDLEQVKKDIESPITFAVDDSSDFERRLKGARTLMFLADNTGEVFFDLPLVKWLRQFVSVTYVVKGSPVQNDATIDDLRRAGLDGRLGRVITTGLDAPGVLFEAASQEFRSEFAAADLVIAKGMGHWEGLTELPPTGKVFHCSMAKCKPVADSMGVPLNSFVAIMR; encoded by the coding sequence GTGAAAGCTGTAGCGGAATGTTATGACTGCCTGGCGCGGCTGCTGAGTCAAGCGGCGAGTTATGCAACGACTGATCACGCCTTACGGTCTGAGGCTATCGAGGCGGGTACGGTAGTGCTCGACAAGCACTTCTCCATTGACTGTCTGACCATAGATGTCGCCACCAGGATTCACCGCGTCGTCCGGGATATCACCGGAAATCCTGATCCATATCTTCCTATGAAGGAGCGGGAGATGGAGCTTTCCCGTACACTTGTCGCTCAGGTTGGGGCTCCGTCATCGAACGATTTCAAGTCTTATCTGTCGCTGGCGCTGGCGGGCAACGCCATAGATTTCTTCCGCGACCTTGAGCAGGTGAAGAAGGACATCGAGTCGCCGATAACATTCGCAGTTGATGATTCGTCCGATTTCGAGCGAAGGCTGAAGGGGGCCAGAACATTAATGTTCCTCGCCGATAACACGGGTGAAGTATTTTTCGACCTGCCGCTGGTGAAATGGCTCAGGCAGTTCGTGTCTGTCACATATGTTGTCAAGGGATCGCCTGTCCAGAACGACGCCACCATCGATGATCTGCGCCGCGCCGGCCTCGATGGGCGGCTTGGCCGCGTAATAACCACGGGACTCGACGCTCCCGGTGTCTTGTTCGAGGCGGCGTCGCAAGAATTCAGGAGCGAGTTCGCCGCCGCTGACCTGGTGATAGCCAAGGGGATGGGGCACTGGGAGGGGCTTACCGAGTTGCCACCGACCGGCAAGGTGTTTCACTGCTCCATGGCCAAGTGCAAACCTGTTGCCGATTCCATGGGCGTACCGTTAAACAGCTTTGTAGCGATAATGAGGTGA
- the thiE gene encoding thiamine phosphate synthase has protein sequence MLRLIDANLNRLSEGMRLLEDVARFILNDAALSSRLKALRHDLLSDAKSFQTTLLTARDSERDVTAFSKESMSRSDVNDVVTANARRVTESLRVLEEFAKLPDVDLDPMKFKRARFAIYDIERELEGKVSRRGRRIAGLYVIIDRELLSGKDEVDACRQAIRGGANIIQLRDKLGNKSRILNSARKLKDACVPSGVPFIVNDDLGIALASEADGLHVGQEDIPVSDARRLLAIDKLLGCSTTTVDEARKAEADGADYVAVGSIYPTQSKSDINVVGLDRLREIRDSVSLPIVAIGGINADNARAVVDAGADAVAVISAVLASDDIERAAHKIAERLEAR, from the coding sequence ATGCTTCGTCTAATCGATGCTAATCTTAATCGTCTCAGCGAAGGGATGCGCCTTCTCGAGGACGTGGCTCGATTCATATTAAACGACGCGGCCTTAAGCTCACGGCTGAAGGCCCTGCGCCATGATCTTCTTTCCGATGCGAAATCCTTCCAGACTACCCTTCTAACAGCGCGCGACTCCGAAAGAGACGTCACCGCTTTTTCCAAGGAAAGCATGTCCCGGAGTGATGTGAACGATGTTGTTACCGCCAACGCCAGGAGGGTCACCGAATCGCTAAGGGTGCTGGAGGAGTTCGCCAAACTGCCGGATGTCGACCTTGATCCAATGAAATTCAAGCGGGCTCGCTTTGCAATTTACGATATCGAGAGAGAACTCGAAGGCAAGGTATCACGCCGCGGCAGGCGTATAGCGGGCCTATACGTGATAATCGACAGGGAGTTATTGAGTGGGAAAGACGAGGTCGACGCCTGCAGACAGGCCATCCGCGGCGGCGCAAATATCATTCAGCTTCGAGATAAACTTGGTAATAAATCCCGGATACTCAACTCCGCAAGGAAGCTCAAAGATGCCTGCGTGCCTTCAGGTGTTCCCTTTATCGTGAACGACGACTTGGGCATAGCGCTGGCGTCAGAAGCCGACGGGCTTCACGTCGGGCAGGAGGATATCCCTGTCTCAGACGCACGCCGCCTGCTCGCGATCGATAAGCTGCTGGGATGCTCAACTACGACGGTGGACGAGGCGCGCAAGGCCGAGGCCGACGGCGCCGACTATGTTGCCGTCGGTTCCATATATCCGACGCAATCCAAATCGGATATCAATGTTGTCGGACTGGACAGGCTGCGGGAGATTAGAGATTCGGTGTCGCTGCCGATCGTCGCCATCGGCGGCATCAATGCGGACAACGCCCGCGCCGTCGTCGACGCCGGGGCTGATGCGGTGGCCGTGATCAGCGCCGTCCTGGCAAGCGACGATATAGAACGGGCCGCTCATAAGATCGCGGAAAGGCTGGAGGCAAGATAG
- a CDS encoding YraN family protein — protein sequence MNRRETGAIAENIATDYLLKRGYKIRERNYRTRAGEIDIIAWKDGALVFIEVRAKTGKSFGSAEESITERKKKRLVALAEAYLSDTGEQPEACRIDLIAIDLNAKGELLRLNLIENATGWATT from the coding sequence ATGAATCGCAGAGAAACAGGCGCCATCGCGGAGAACATCGCCACAGACTATCTGTTAAAACGCGGCTACAAGATACGCGAGCGCAACTACCGCACCAGGGCCGGCGAGATAGACATCATCGCATGGAAGGACGGTGCGCTCGTCTTTATAGAGGTGCGCGCCAAGACGGGCAAGTCGTTCGGCAGTGCTGAAGAGTCGATAACAGAGAGAAAGAAGAAGCGCCTCGTCGCACTGGCCGAGGCCTACCTGAGCGACACCGGCGAGCAGCCGGAGGCTTGCCGCATCGACTTAATAGCTATAGACCTGAACGCGAAAGGCGAGCTGCTGAGATTGAATCTTATCGAGAACGCCACGGGTTGGGCGACGACTTAA
- a CDS encoding APC family permease: protein MDKENGSDLPDDREKPSDESDKHESQNRTVRPDRIIIGEAKKGLSYGNVYVRKAGHTINAGVPRIARSRVVVKKANRKLKKLVRGSRVGKEEPSQAGIPQAAGEPKPQGKEIRPDLIISEVRQGARFGDKYVRTRQSHPQYFRKVGPAHFVATPESDRPAGLFARIYRVLKRIIIGRPLETAQESLERLTKFKALAIFGSDAISSSAYATEAALVILMAAGNLALHTSLYISIAIIVMLIIVSFSYRQIIYAYPGGGGSYVVSRENLGEKAGLIAAAALMIDYILMVSVSIAAGTEAVTSALIASGYGEQIASIQQTLPAFFNLNVLLSLFFIALLTFGNLRGIRESGTLFAIPTYLFIVSLAAMLVVGLVKAASGTLQPSSAPPVIETAAPVLTLWLILRAFSAGAVAMSGTEAISNGVTAFQKPEAKNAARTLIVMAVVLGTAFLGISYLSSKMGLVPGEETIISQVAHAVFGVNAFYIIFQIATIGILVIAANTAFAVFPRLVSVMAHDRYMPHQFTDRGDRLAYSTGIIALGAIAALLVVIFQGNVHNLIHLYAVGVFLAFFLANSGMVVHWWKERGPKWRFSITVNGVSAVVTFGILLVVVATKFMLGAWIIVLLIPILVAIFLAIQRHYNNVGEQLRIVPEQLPSTKIDQVVIVPIEDINYASLRAIAFARSVASDAIMLHVSTDPESAEKVKERVNAYAPDLKLAVIESPFRSFVRPLLAYIRAIHSQKPDAFVTIVLPEFITAHWWERYLHERSALRLHRAFEKHPNIAVVIVPYLLDK, encoded by the coding sequence ATGGATAAAGAGAATGGTTCGGATTTGCCTGACGACAGGGAAAAGCCGTCGGATGAATCGGACAAACATGAATCGCAAAATAGAACAGTTCGCCCTGACCGTATCATAATAGGCGAGGCAAAGAAGGGTCTCAGTTACGGTAATGTCTACGTGCGCAAGGCCGGCCATACGATTAACGCAGGCGTACCCAGGATAGCCCGATCGCGCGTCGTAGTAAAGAAGGCTAACCGCAAGCTGAAAAAGCTTGTTAGAGGTTCACGCGTCGGAAAAGAGGAGCCGTCCCAGGCAGGGATTCCACAGGCAGCCGGTGAACCGAAGCCGCAGGGTAAAGAGATACGCCCCGATCTCATAATAAGTGAGGTCAGGCAGGGTGCGCGGTTTGGCGATAAATATGTGCGCACACGACAGTCTCATCCTCAATATTTTCGCAAGGTCGGCCCCGCGCATTTCGTTGCAACCCCGGAATCCGATCGTCCGGCTGGTTTGTTTGCGAGGATTTACAGGGTACTTAAGAGAATCATCATCGGCCGTCCACTGGAAACGGCACAGGAATCCCTGGAGCGTCTGACTAAATTTAAGGCATTGGCGATCTTCGGCTCGGATGCGATCTCATCGAGCGCATACGCAACGGAAGCCGCGCTTGTGATTCTGATGGCTGCGGGGAATCTTGCCTTGCATACATCGCTATACATATCGATCGCCATTATAGTGATGCTGATCATCGTCTCTTTTTCCTACCGTCAGATTATTTACGCATATCCCGGCGGCGGCGGGTCATATGTTGTCAGCCGTGAAAACCTGGGCGAGAAGGCCGGACTGATCGCCGCCGCGGCATTGATGATCGACTATATTCTCATGGTCTCCGTTTCCATAGCCGCCGGTACCGAGGCGGTAACCTCGGCGCTGATAGCATCGGGGTACGGCGAACAGATTGCATCGATACAACAGACGCTGCCGGCGTTCTTTAATCTGAACGTTCTCTTAAGTCTTTTCTTCATCGCGCTGCTGACGTTCGGCAACCTGCGCGGCATTCGCGAGTCCGGCACGCTTTTCGCTATTCCAACCTATCTATTTATCGTAAGTCTAGCCGCAATGCTCGTTGTGGGGCTGGTTAAAGCGGCCAGCGGAACCCTGCAGCCCAGCAGCGCACCTCCCGTAATCGAGACCGCCGCGCCGGTCCTGACCCTATGGCTGATTCTCAGGGCTTTTTCCGCCGGCGCCGTGGCCATGAGCGGTACCGAGGCGATTTCTAACGGAGTCACCGCGTTTCAGAAACCGGAAGCTAAGAATGCCGCAAGAACGCTTATAGTCATGGCTGTAGTTCTGGGGACGGCCTTTCTCGGCATATCATATCTGTCAAGCAAGATGGGGCTGGTGCCCGGTGAAGAGACGATTATCTCGCAGGTGGCGCACGCCGTCTTTGGCGTAAACGCGTTCTACATCATTTTCCAGATCGCTACCATAGGCATTCTAGTTATCGCCGCGAATACCGCTTTCGCTGTATTTCCACGCTTGGTATCGGTTATGGCGCATGATCGCTATATGCCGCACCAGTTCACGGACAGAGGGGACCGTCTGGCATATTCCACGGGTATCATCGCCCTGGGAGCAATTGCGGCGTTGCTCGTTGTTATATTTCAGGGGAATGTGCATAACCTTATTCACTTATATGCCGTGGGCGTTTTCCTGGCGTTTTTCCTGGCTAACTCCGGCATGGTTGTGCACTGGTGGAAGGAGAGGGGGCCTAAGTGGAGATTCAGCATCACTGTTAACGGCGTAAGCGCCGTCGTCACTTTTGGCATCCTGCTTGTTGTTGTGGCGACAAAATTCATGCTCGGGGCATGGATCATCGTCTTACTAATACCGATATTGGTAGCGATATTCTTAGCGATTCAACGGCATTACAACAACGTAGGGGAGCAGCTGCGTATAGTGCCGGAGCAACTGCCGTCGACCAAGATCGATCAGGTGGTCATCGTACCTATCGAGGATATAAACTATGCATCGCTGCGGGCAATAGCATTCGCAAGGAGCGTTGCGAGCGACGCCATTATGCTGCATGTATCGACCGATCCGGAAAGCGCCGAGAAGGTTAAAGAAAGAGTTAACGCCTATGCTCCGGATTTAAAGCTGGCCGTTATCGAGTCGCCGTTCCGCTCATTTGTGCGCCCGCTGCTGGCGTATATCAGGGCAATTCATAGTCAGAAGCCGGATGCTTTCGTAACCATCGTACTGCCGGAGTTCATCACGGCGCACTGGTGGGAGAGATATTTGCACGAGCGCAGCGCTTTGCGGTTACATCGTGCCTTCGAGAAACATCCCAACATCGCGGTAGTTATAGTTCCGTACTTACTGGATAAGTAG
- a CDS encoding zinc ribbon domain-containing protein — MPIYEFKCGGCGRKVSVFLRDTSRQAVCPECGGSDLKRLVSRIAYHNKAGVWTEEMGPPPAIGDEKYYSDPRNIGRYTEHRLKQLGIDMHSPEYSKTFSEVNDMIEKARDGEMPDKIKDI; from the coding sequence ATGCCCATCTACGAGTTCAAATGCGGAGGATGCGGTAGAAAGGTAAGCGTCTTCCTTAGAGATACCTCAAGGCAGGCCGTCTGTCCGGAATGCGGTGGAAGCGACCTGAAGCGCCTCGTTTCCCGAATCGCCTATCACAATAAAGCCGGCGTATGGACCGAGGAAATGGGCCCGCCGCCTGCGATAGGTGACGAGAAATATTACAGCGACCCGCGCAACATCGGGAGATACACGGAACATCGTCTCAAGCAGCTCGGCATAGACATGCACAGCCCGGAATACAGCAAGACCTTCTCCGAGGTCAACGATATGATTGAGAAAGCGCGTGACGGTGAGATGCCGGACAAGATCAAGGATATATAA
- the ndk gene encoding nucleoside-diphosphate kinase, which produces MQRTLILCKPDAIERRLGGEILARLEKAGLKIVAMKMLWMDEALAKRHYAVHADKPFFNDLLKFITSDPIIAAVFEGENAIEVARNTMGKTDPAKADKGTIRADLGESIERNMVHGSDSPENAEIEIKNFFKPEEILKYTTRS; this is translated from the coding sequence ATTCAACGCACTTTGATATTATGTAAACCTGATGCCATCGAGCGCAGGCTCGGGGGAGAGATACTCGCCCGACTGGAAAAGGCCGGGCTCAAGATCGTGGCCATGAAGATGCTGTGGATGGACGAAGCGCTGGCAAAGCGACATTATGCCGTCCATGCGGATAAGCCCTTCTTTAACGACCTGCTTAAATTCATAACATCCGACCCGATAATCGCCGCCGTCTTCGAGGGCGAGAACGCCATAGAGGTGGCGCGCAACACTATGGGCAAGACCGATCCGGCCAAGGCCGACAAAGGAACGATCAGAGCCGACCTGGGAGAGAGCATCGAGCGCAACATGGTCCACGGCTCCGATTCGCCGGAGAATGCCGAGATAGAGATAAAGAACTTCTTCAAGCCCGAGGAGATTCTAAAATATACTACTCGATCCTGA
- a CDS encoding zinc ribbon domain-containing protein gives MPVYEYLCKDCNRRVSILLRKLDTKPKCPICKGERLERRFSRFAVRGTYKDIYEDILGDNQLTSGMLNNDPRAMADWNKRMMRGMETGHEPTEYDEHLERMEKGEWPMIPGVTAPRTPPPDKLEAMKEKAERKKKDKKVKEDD, from the coding sequence ATGCCCGTTTACGAATATTTATGTAAAGATTGCAACCGCCGCGTCAGCATACTTTTGCGGAAGTTAGATACTAAACCCAAGTGCCCTATCTGCAAAGGAGAGAGGCTTGAACGCCGTTTCTCGCGTTTCGCCGTTCGCGGAACCTACAAGGACATCTACGAAGACATCCTCGGCGACAACCAGCTTACCAGCGGCATGCTGAACAATGATCCCCGCGCCATGGCCGATTGGAACAAGCGCATGATGCGCGGCATGGAAACCGGCCACGAGCCCACCGAGTACGACGAGCATCTTGAACGCATGGAAAAGGGCGAATGGCCCATGATACCCGGCGTAACCGCCCCCCGAACTCCTCCTCCCGATAAGTTGGAAGCAATGAAGGAAAAAGCCGAGAGGAAGAAGAAGGACAAGAAAGTCAAAGAGGACGATTAG
- the rsfS gene encoding ribosome silencing factor yields the protein MNGEKTARKIVEVASDKQAEDIVLLDVRELCSFADYFVICSGASQRQTSAIAEEIDKTFHKKGPKLKHKEGDVESGWLLMDYGDVIVHIFGADERKYYKLDKLWSKAKSLVRIE from the coding sequence CTGAACGGCGAAAAGACAGCACGCAAGATAGTTGAGGTGGCCTCGGACAAGCAGGCGGAGGATATCGTTCTGCTGGATGTGCGGGAGTTGTGCTCGTTCGCCGATTACTTTGTGATATGCAGCGGGGCCTCCCAGCGCCAGACGTCGGCCATAGCCGAGGAGATCGACAAAACGTTTCATAAAAAAGGGCCCAAACTGAAGCATAAAGAAGGCGATGTCGAATCCGGCTGGCTGCTCATGGACTACGGCGACGTTATCGTCCACATCTTCGGCGCCGATGAGCGGAAATACTACAAGCTGGACAAGCTCTGGTCCAAGGCCAAATCCCTGGTCAGGATCGAGTAG
- a CDS encoding sodium-translocating pyrophosphatase: protein MDPIYYAVIAGVLGLVAAASFAAYVLRQDEGTERMREISAAIREGAMAFIKREYQILAVFVVVLAIALGFIISPWAALAFVFGAACSAITGFVGMNIAIRSNNRTAAAAAKSLNQGLRVSFRSGAVMGISVVGIGILGLSVLYFAFNGNVDFLQIIPGFGFGASLVAIFARAGGGIYTKAADTGADLVGKVEQGIPEDDPRNAAVIADLVGDNVGDVAGMGADLFESYVDAIIATMTLSMVAVGATLFAGTESEMEKAAWNLPMMVAAGGIIASLIGVFLVKVGNKPEMKALLNALRRGTFSAAILTAGFSALAVYFLDASWGVFGAIMTGLIAGVLIGESTNYFTSYEFGPTRGVSKASQTGAGTNITKGFAVGLLSTIPPLVIIAIAILVADYFGNVYGIAIAGIGMLSTLGVTLATDAYGPVADNAGGIAEMSDLPEDVRNRTDALDSLGNTTAATGKGFAIGAAGLTALALMLSYAFAAGIVTIEGGVIDVSQLSLLDTSVIAGIFLGVLMPCLFCALTIDAVGRASFAIINEVRRQFREIPGIMTGESKPEYGKCVDISTKSALKEMIAPGLLTVVIPIAVGFILGPIALAGFLVGAVATGFMMAVMMSNAGGAWDNAKKWIETGKFGGKGSDAHKAAVVGDTVGDPFKDTSGPSLNIMIKLMSIVALVLAPVLEGTNGLLG, encoded by the coding sequence ATGGACCCAATTTATTATGCGGTAATCGCAGGAGTCTTGGGACTCGTTGCTGCCGCATCATTTGCCGCCTACGTGCTGCGGCAGGATGAAGGCACGGAACGGATGAGAGAGATCTCAGCCGCCATCAGAGAGGGCGCTATGGCCTTCATAAAGCGGGAATACCAGATACTGGCTGTATTTGTGGTGGTTCTCGCAATCGCGCTGGGCTTTATTATCAGCCCATGGGCTGCCCTTGCCTTCGTTTTTGGCGCGGCTTGTTCGGCGATTACCGGCTTTGTCGGAATGAACATTGCCATCAGGTCCAACAACCGTACTGCGGCTGCGGCTGCTAAAAGTTTGAACCAGGGACTGAGAGTCTCATTCCGCAGCGGTGCAGTAATGGGTATCTCGGTCGTTGGCATCGGTATCCTGGGCTTGTCTGTCCTGTACTTTGCTTTCAATGGGAATGTAGACTTTCTGCAAATTATCCCCGGATTCGGCTTCGGCGCGTCGCTGGTGGCGATCTTCGCCAGGGCCGGAGGCGGCATCTACACCAAGGCGGCCGATACGGGCGCCGACCTGGTCGGCAAGGTGGAGCAGGGCATCCCTGAGGACGACCCGCGCAACGCCGCCGTTATCGCGGACTTAGTCGGAGACAACGTCGGTGACGTGGCCGGCATGGGTGCCGACCTGTTTGAGTCCTATGTGGATGCCATCATCGCCACTATGACACTTTCTATGGTGGCGGTGGGCGCTACCCTGTTCGCCGGAACCGAAAGCGAGATGGAGAAGGCTGCCTGGAACCTGCCGATGATGGTGGCCGCGGGCGGTATCATCGCCTCTCTCATCGGAGTGTTCCTTGTCAAGGTAGGTAATAAGCCCGAGATGAAGGCTCTGCTTAACGCGCTCAGGCGCGGCACTTTCTCAGCGGCTATATTGACCGCGGGATTTTCCGCTCTGGCGGTATACTTCCTCGATGCTTCATGGGGAGTATTCGGGGCTATCATGACCGGTCTGATCGCCGGCGTATTGATAGGAGAAAGCACCAACTACTTCACTTCATACGAATTCGGGCCCACACGCGGGGTTTCCAAAGCGTCTCAGACCGGAGCGGGCACCAACATCACCAAGGGATTCGCTGTCGGCCTGTTGAGCACCATACCGCCGCTCGTGATAATCGCAATCGCAATCCTGGTGGCAGATTACTTCGGTAACGTCTACGGAATAGCGATCGCCGGTATCGGTATGCTTTCCACGCTAGGCGTCACACTTGCAACCGATGCCTACGGGCCTGTGGCGGACAATGCCGGCGGCATCGCAGAGATGTCGGACCTGCCCGAGGATGTCAGGAATCGTACCGATGCCCTCGACTCACTGGGTAATACCACTGCGGCAACAGGAAAGGGTTTTGCTATCGGTGCTGCCGGACTTACGGCTCTGGCGCTGATGCTCTCCTACGCTTTTGCTGCGGGAATTGTGACTATCGAAGGTGGGGTGATCGATGTCAGCCAGCTCAGTTTGCTGGATACATCGGTAATCGCGGGGATCTTCCTGGGCGTTCTGATGCCATGTCTCTTCTGCGCCCTGACCATCGACGCGGTGGGTCGAGCCTCTTTCGCTATAATCAATGAGGTTCGGCGGCAGTTCCGCGAAATCCCGGGGATCATGACCGGTGAGAGTAAACCGGAGTACGGAAAGTGCGTGGATATATCCACTAAATCCGCACTCAAGGAAATGATCGCACCGGGTCTCCTGACGGTAGTGATACCCATTGCTGTCGGCTTCATTCTGGGCCCCATTGCTCTGGCAGGTTTCCTTGTTGGAGCCGTCGCAACGGGATTCATGATGGCTGTAATGATGTCCAACGCCGGTGGCGCGTGGGATAACGCCAAGAAGTGGATCGAGACCGGAAAGTTCGGCGGCAAGGGCTCGGATGCCCACAAGGCTGCCGTGGTCGGCGATACCGTAGGCGATCCGTTCAAGGATACTTCCGGCCCCTCGCTGAACATCATGATAAAACTGATGTCCATTGTGGCGCTGGTTCTTGCACCGGTGCTTGAGGGCACAAACGGGCTGCTGGGCTAA